The Xiphophorus hellerii strain 12219 chromosome 22, Xiphophorus_hellerii-4.1, whole genome shotgun sequence genome has a window encoding:
- the LOC116713848 gene encoding arginine vasopressin-induced protein 1 produces the protein MDTRSASASPSVVASPSSLWRLAERRNRKSGSGNIFSTVNLWQLQRLFRAAGDEDAEQRAQLVWGHRDEAELAQALVALRSRGHRRALRTNGRDAMGSHWLRAFNNLRIGETSPRRQGKDAGEDRDFRAETKRSLEFYRHSSFEATSGEIGAESVLTEIKNPNGNFDRATTTSSGLRRTGESNPERYLHRILH, from the exons ATGGATACCAGATCTGCCTCCGCTTCTCCCTCTGTGGTGGCTAGTCCTTCCTCCTTGTGGCGTCTGGCCGAGCGGAGGAACAGGAAGTCTGgctcaggaaacattttcagcaccGTGAACCTGTGGCAGCTCCAGAGGTTGTTTAGGGCAGCTGGAGATGAGGATGCCGAGCAGAGGGCCCAGCTCGTCTGGGGACACAGAGACGAGGCTGAACTCGCTCAGGCCTTAGTAGCGCTTCGGAGTCGAGGTCACCGCAGAGCGCTGAGGACCAATGGAAGAGATGCGATGGGCTCGCACTGGCTGCGAGCCTTCAATAACCTCAG GATTGGAGAGACCTCTCCGAGGAGACAGGGAAAAGATGCTGGCGAGGACAGGGATTTTAGAGCCGAGACAAAGAGAAGTCTAGAGTTCTACAGACACTCCTCATTTGAAGCGACTTCAGGAGAGATTGGTGCAGAATCAGTGCTAACTGAGATAAAAAACCCTAATGGAAACTTTGACAGAGCGACTACAACCAGCTCAGGACTGAGGAGAACAGGAGAAAGTAATCCAGAGAGATACCTGCACCGAATACTTCACTGA
- the marveld1 gene encoding MARVEL domain-containing protein 1, with the protein MAPQLPQPQVRSNISKFLRSFLGITRILQIVFGAGLWITVAANKYDGPIHFVLFVAVLFWLLTLALFFITLLDKQNLVPLLGGERWLCTNLTHDVAAAALYLPAIGVMFYKTESYSYCNLDQYQHFCLYKVYLTAAVFACLCCLSYLLSIIYGGCRKSRGEQTVI; encoded by the coding sequence atggcaCCCCAACTTCCCCAGCCTCAGGTGAGGAGCAACATTTCCAAGTTCCTCCGGAGCTTCTTGGGAATCACCCGGATCCTGCAGATTGTGTTCGGAGCTGGGCTGTGGATCACAGTCGCTGCCAACAAGTACGATGGTCCCATCCACTTCGTCCTGTTCGTCGCTGTCCTGTTCTGGCTCCTCACCCTCGCCCTGTTCTTCATCACCCTCCTGGACAAGCAGAACCTGGTTCCTCTGCTGGGAGGAGAGCGCTGGCTCTGCACCAACCTGACGCACGACGTGGCCGCCGCCGCGCTTTACCTGCCGGCCATCGGAGTCATGTTCTACAAGACGGAGAGCTACTCCTACTGCAACCTGGACCAGTACCAGCACTTTTGCCTGTATAAGGTCTACCTGACGGCGGCCGTGTTTGCCTGTCTGTGCTGCCTGAGCTACCTCCTATCGATCATCTATGGAGGGTGCAGGAAGAGCCGAGGAGAACAGACTGTCATCTAA